The following coding sequences lie in one Haematobia irritans isolate KBUSLIRL chromosome 3, ASM5000362v1, whole genome shotgun sequence genomic window:
- the rictor gene encoding rapamycin-insensitive companion of Tor isoform X2, with the protein MAYSGRYGKRSKYRAKVSQDSEDYYRLDPKKSAAENCYDIYSALCCRETRDTKRLFLLNGLATLCQQQQQLQQKQQKSQQHHHHHPQQYHQHQNQHQHHHATSPSSSSSAAAVASATATAPTVNKSATQNPSTRIGGSSNSNSSNEMITASAATTSALVATSMSAASASSSTAITTSKSNLGFTTEELLYCLSASLIHTFTQVRAAAIRTIRYVLTTTKDVKVFNSIQLPHLLCRSIDIMLKNDDERVQALKLIRKMLAISPENISPVLVRCLVSLADTGIEESDNLLRACLATLCEFAVLNPTLLICCGGVTSITRNVLECHNPRIAESLSGVLLYLLEWPHTRNISGVRLDCLAAPYCDFTYRLGIMDKNKDARELRYTSCRLALLSVLRSWTGTIEFCDPSKPSGLKAIVDALYLKQTEVRKAILELLFELLGLPQPTWTDEYAVALQAVDPSDFQDNWLLSNGFVAAEGRSILPSLAARAPNICEQHLALQLYCFLETGLLNALVEVIVTSDDPLSIAATVLIGKLLHLMHTHLPPDICSTSPALPSLISHATKGNLHASAAISALQCYQKMLRNRPASCSLFLDSIIQEGTLIHTRLFRREINAQDIPFSNNSLQSPPPATNTNAGVGQFSSMGGGGIGTLERQRLDSVSSSDESNSQSSSTRRASFRLKCKFLPFLENIKVNRLIKDSNVLNAKDGNGWDWEVISTIIRSNLIRKMEDPSLTFLKSLIDYYKPSKNCFSHQELDYTKPLPPYVQVGLDLIDWLLAIYPLESVRLLTDFFTDVASQLLAVTTSNRAHDCLFSPQHMDNTMCQQYFLFIGRMCRAQKGITILINTAVFEHLTNLVRNTVHVCYVKLIVSGLDYSLDSMTRKVLETALTSARDKCGRLYATQFLTVLLRARIPNFEVWGIPLIIQQTKDPDRSVVLAAMDVLEEACHEKYYLEEIVSLWPNLKILGDVGRLLMARYYSLSRGLNQPKAKVKEEIEYWKNGYNKRYVLIVEADTHSSLTLHVRNEEGCYSRRNCNTRPIIIPPNIPAHLYGQMVQTTQGTTALRKFGDLPQLLDVISAGKCSDELECLELKAAIWAVGHASTHSNGIEFFLESGSRIYEKLVILATKCDIYSIRSTCYNVLGLIGSTNDGANVLFKLNWLSVRHDRNTIWPVHQPEDWMLGNYTPVRHHFDDVPPYNYTGMEDQIDGSYYTGSYWNLLLSSTSTNRDAIGAASASSEAQDANTTTDSIKTSGEETSSSRQIGVGSTGGSMGVAATTGGTASVASGSSSSILPAAAKSKTLPEGSYLRHGRHQRSLSESKTTDVISLLSTGQVVPPAGGAAPLYHTHRTRYNSCTDSNTSGVSSCESVTGRTAAAMGDYQQFPLSPIPSMSNLLEIPLGQSSLLRRTSLVGNSYLHNAISPVDIKGYAQLRSLRRHCRPVLSESGAELYDIVDRIDLLSYASFRPRKSSFGDSSRKSKVRSLDRQTSLRMYAHLDSEELQVPLPTLNTPKFLSQNDSKGPCYAGICLPKNLLDLFPTRNLSRTYVSQDIQDQDLMDINLLTAKQQYLNDSLNNEGGDESSIISSLSDVSSVSKRSKWQGAKHGRSNCLYCSRHRKRLLRMEGGGSGDTSTTTLCEMYTNASAALVAAGIQATVALSRKGGGPGGGGGGGGGGGTSTANTATTGTAGVNPATTSNKPPLQQQQYSNASSIQLSDLQFQSPESILSEESMPDKLTANILYNVQRLANPVSAKQSKLALLELKQKHPASFQDICLYSEVCRTLGRCSYRMNARRFLQELFLDLDFDSFYHEPLDILSKKDKDTFKRPDIKDRLCGLPSGDKMSLLKERMKRDLNNSSMRMDTHNMGDMKNDNCPTSNNNSCSSSSSLSVSGGGTSLKPHLKSQPLASVYEASCENLLLDPSPRMKNVTTIAAKSTKLKQNSKNFTKAPPPAAPPPQPTLHEYNTELRITSDDDDDCEDGGEQVRGLYALRDLNTKKQEIEQNCDEIDGVANTSSSSVYSLNPASSNPIQTAVTNAYSTQNSFLCSGGSGNGGTSSGGGGSASTPISSSTCSDQTTTSNRSICTISHQPLNHNSNRLNSTTTTPLTSPPLLSTNKPIENENTKYRRGRFYTLELDLSCTKNKFPITDRTNKQTLNTSKVSVNEKCVNSNVSTTPTTTSSQSSTSSIASPSKRFLTASLASTGNSSRANCTLLRQNSLGSESATAYRSPGFRFSYTGDMKSPTSTAANLLPPQLPLTSMHCSSCVSQFQNTAASLVTNVPPPPSSSSSSTTSTSQHYHHHHPETTIDHKYLITKSLAASLAQPIGTLYCEKRLQSSKSEAGLVQQSCNNKITTATSPTSTATTSFPPPQSSVISSFVEVGPDIQPKTATTTTPSCKYSNF; encoded by the exons ttTCACAAGACTCGGAAGATTATTATCGCTTGGATCCAAAGAAATCAGCTGCTGAGAATTGCTATGATATTTATTCGGCATTGTGTTGTCGTGAGACACGCGATACCAAGCGTCTTTTTCTGCTCAATGGCTTGGCCACATTGTGCCAGCAACAGCAGCAGTTGCAGCAGAAGCAACAAAAATCTCAACAACACCATCACCATCATCCACAACAATACCACCAACATCAAAATCAACACCAGCACCATCATGCAACCTCACCATCATCGTCATCGTCAGCGGCGGCTGTGGCTTCAGCAACAGCTACAGCACCAACAGTCAACAAATCGGCAACACAAAATCCATCTACCAGAATTGGTGGAAGCAGCAACAGTAATAGCAGTAATGAAATGATCACTGCTAGTGCTGCAACAACTTCAGCTCTGGTGGCAACATCGATGTCAGCGGCGTCGGCATCATCatctacagcaataacaacatCAAAAAGTAATTTGGGATTTACCACGGAAGAGTTACTTTACTG TTTAAGTGCTTCCTTAATACACACATTTACTCAAGTAAGAGCGGCTGCAATACGTACCATACGTTACGTTTTGACCACTACCAAGGATGTTAAAGTATTTAATTCAATACAATTGCCACATTTATTGTGTCGATCGATTGATATAATGCTTAAAAATGACGACGAACGGGTTCAAGCTTTGAAATTG ATACGTAAAATGTTAGCAATATCACCGGAAAATATTAGTCCGGTATTGGTTCGTTGCTTAGTATCCCTGGCGGATACTGGCATCGAGGAAAGTGATAACCTCTTGAGAGCCTGTTTAGCTACACTCTGTGAGTTTGCTGTATTAAATCCAACATTATTGATATGTTGCGGTGGTGTAACGTCAATCACGCGTAATGTCCTTGAATGTCACAATCCACGTATAGCGGAAAGTTTAAGTGGTGTCCTTTTGTATCTGCTGGAATGGCCGCATACACGAAATATATCAGGAGTTCGATTGGATTGTTTGGCGGCACCCTATTGCGATTTTACATATCGTTTGGGAATTATGGATAAAAATAA GGAtgctcgtgaattacgttacacAAGCTGTCGTTTAGCTTTATTATCTGTACTGCGTAGCTGGACTGGGACCATTGAATTCTGTGATCCAAGTAAACCATCCGGTTTAAAAGCAATAGTCGATGctttatatttaaaacaaactGAAGTTAGA aaagcaATATTGGAATTGCTCTTTGAACTGTTAGGTCTTCCACAACCCACATGGACTGATGAATATGCTGTGGCATTACAAGCAGTTGATCCTTCAGATTTTCAGGATAATTGGCTACTAAGCAATGGTTTTGTGGCTGCTGAGGGTCGCAGCATATTGCCTAGTTTAGCCGCCCGTGCTCCCAACATTTGCGAACAACATTTGGCCTTACAGTTGTATTGTTTTCTAGAGACTGGTCTCCTCAATGCCTTGGTAGAGGTTATAGTTACAAGCGATGATCCCCTTTCCATAGCAGCCACTGTTTTAATTGGCAAATTATTACATTTAATGCATACCCATTTACCACCGGACATTTGTAGTACGAGCCCAGCACTGCCAAGTTTAATATCGCATGCCACAAAGGGTAATCTACATGCAAGTGCAGCGATATCAGCGCTACAGTGTTATCAGAAAATGCTAAGGAATCGACCGGCCTCGTGTAGCTTATTTTTGGATAGTATTATACAAGAAGGAA cCCTTATACATACAAGACTTTTTCGACGAGAAATAAACGCTCAGGATATACCCTTTTCAAATAATAGCTTACAATCACCACCTCCTGCCACTAACACCAATGCAGGAGTTGGACAATTTTCTTCTATGGGTGGAGGCGGCATTGGTACTTTAGAAAGACAACGCTTGGATTCGGTATCGTCAAGTGATGAATCCAATTCGCAATCTTCCTCAACACGTAGAGCTAGTTTTCgtttgaaatgtaaatttttaccatttttggaaaatatcaaaGTGAATCGTTTGATAAAAGATTCAAATGTCTTAAATGCCAAAGATGGTAATGGCTGGGACTGGGAAGTTATATCAACTATTATTAGG TCAAATCTTATAAGAAAAATGGAAGATCCCAGTTTAACGTTCCTGAAAAGTCTCATCGATTATTATAAGCccagtaaaaattgtttttcacatCAAGAATTGGATTATACGAAACCTTTGCCACCCTATGTACAAGTGGGTTTAGATCTAATCGATTGGCTTTTGGCCATTTATCCATTGGAAAGTGTTCGTCTATTGACTGATTTCTTTACGGATGTGGCTTCACAACTTTTGGCCGTTACAACATCAAATCGGGCTCATGATTGTCTATTTAGTCCACAACATATGGATAATACCATGTGTCAACAGTATTTTCTCTTCATTGGTCGTATGTGTAGGGCCCAAAAGGGTATAACGATATTAATCAATACGGCAGTGTTTGAACA TCTTACCAATTTGGTGCGCAATACAGTTCATGTATGTTATGTGAAATTGATTGTATCAGGATTGGATTATAGTTTGGATTCGATGACCCGTAAGGTTCTAGAGACCGCCTTAACCTCTGCCAGAGATAAATGTGGTCGTTTATATGCCACACAATTTCTTACGGTGCTGCTTAGAGCtcgtataccaaattttgagGTTTGGGGTATACCCTTGATTATACAACAAACCAAGGATCCCGATCGTAGTGTAGTCTTGGCAGCAATGGATGTATTGGAAGAGGCATGCCATGAGAAG TATTATTTGGAGGAAATTGTTAGTCTATGGCCAAATCTTAAAATTCTCGGTGATGTAGGCCGTTTGCTAATGGCTCGCTATTATTCCCTGTCACGAGGTCTTAATCAACCAAAAGCGAAAGTCAAAGAAGAAATCGAATACTGGAAAAATGGCTACAATAAGAG ATATGTTTTGATTGTTGAAGCTGATACACATTCCAGTCTAACACTTCATGTGCGCAATGAAGAGGGTTGTTATAGTCGTCGTAATTGTAATACACGTCCCATTATTATACCTCCTAATATACCCGCACATTTATATGGACAAATGGTTCAGACAACCCAGGGCACAACGGCTCTAAGGAAATTTGGCGATTTACCTCAGTTATTGGATGTTATAAGCGCTGGCAAATGCTCGGATGAATTGGAATGTTTAGAGTTGAAAGCTGCTATATGGGCCGTTGGTCATGCATCGACACATTCGAATGGTATTGAATTTTTTCTGGAATCAGGATCAAG gatCTATGAAAAATTGGTTATTTTGGCTACAAAATGTGATATTTATTCCATACGATCGACTTGCTACAATGTACTGGGTCTAATCGGAAGCACAAATGATGgagcaaatgttctttttaaacTGA ATTGGCTAAGTGTGCGTCATGATCGGAATACCATATGGCCAGTACATCAACCTGAAGATTGGATGCTTGGCAATTACACGCCTGTTCGTCATCATTTCGATGATGTACCTCCCTATAATTACACAGGGATGGAAGATCAAATCGATGGTTCCTATTACACGGGTAGCTATTGGAATTTACTGCTGAGTAGTACGAGTACCAATCGTGATGCGATTGGTGCGGCTAGTGCTAGCTCAGAGGCTCAAGATGCTAATACAACCACAGATAGTATTAAAACATCAGGGGAAGAG ACATCTTCTTCACGACAGATAGGTGTTGGCTCGACCGGAGGCAGCATGGGGGTTGCTGCAACAACGGGTGGAACGGCATCGGTTGCCAGTGGTAGTAGTTCTAGTATTTTGCCTGCTGCGGCTAAATCAAAAACATTGCCTGAGGGATCATATCTACGACATGGTAGACATCAGCGTTCATTGTCGGAGTCAAAGACAACCGATGTTATAAGTTTACTTAGTACGGGACAGGTAGTTCCACCAGCTGGAGGAGCAGCACCGTTATATCATACACATCGGACACGTTATAATTCCTGTACAGATTCGAATACTTCGGGTGTAAGTAGTTGTGAATCGGTGACGGGAAGAACAGCAGCGGCCATGGg GGATTATCAACAATTCCCCCTTAGCCCCATACCATCGATGTCTAATCTTTTGGAAATACCTTTGGGCCAATCGTCTTTATTGCGTCGTACTTCATTGGTGGGCAATTCCTATTTGCATAATGCCATTAGTCCCGTGGACATAAAAGGCTATGCTCAATTACGTTCCTTACGACGTCACTGTCGACCTGTTCTCTCCGAATCTGGTGCTGAATTGTATGATATTGTAGATCGTATCGATTTACTGTCGTATGCTTCATTTCGTCCTCGGAAATCTTCATTTGGTGATTCATCACGTAAAAGTAAGGTGCGAAGTTTAGATCGCCAGACATCATTACGAATGTATGC acaCTTAGATTCGGAGGAACTACAGGTACCACTGCCTACTTTGAATACCCCCAAATTTTTATCTCAAAATGATTCTAAGGGACCTTGTTATGCCG GCATATGCTTACCGAAAAATCTCTTGGATTTATTCCCCACGCGAAACCTGTCACGAACCTATGTATCCCAGGATATACAAGATCAAGATTTGATGGATATTAATCTTTTGACCGCTAAACAACAATACCTTAACGATTCCCTGAATAATGAGGGCGGCGATGAATCATCTATTATATCATCTCTCTCTGATGTTTCGTCTGTGAGCAAACGTTCGAAATGGCAAGGAGCTAAACACGGCCGTAgcaattgtttgtattgttcgcgTCATAGAAAACGACTTTTAAGAATGGAAGGTGGTGGATCTGGGGATACATCCACCACCACTCTATGCGAAATGTATACTAATGCCTCGGCAGCTTTAGTGGCTGCTGGCATACAAGCCACAGTAGCGTTATCTAGGAAAGGTGGAGGTCCCGGAGGaggaggtggtggtggtggtggtggtggaacATCTACTGCCAATACAGCTACAACAGGTACTGCCGGTGTAAATCCGGCAACCACATCCAATAAACCTCCTCTGCAACAGCAACAATATAGCAATGCCTCTTCAATACAACTTTCCGATTTGCAATTCCAATCCCCAGAAAGTATATTGAGTGAGGAAAGTATGCCCGATAAGCTAACCGCAAATATACTATACAATGTCCAGCGTTTGGCCAATCCAGTAAGTGCAAAACAATCCAAACTGGCCCTACTAGAGTTGAAACAAAAACACCCAGCATCTTTCCAAGATATCTGTCTCTATTCTGAGGTATGCCGTACCCTGGGGCGTTGCTCATATCGCATGAATGCTAGACGTTTCCTGCAGGAATTATTTCTGGATTTAGATTTTGATTCATTTTACCATGAACCCCTGGATATCTTGAGTAAAAAggataaggatacatttaagaggcCTGACATTAAGGATCGTTTATGTGGTCTACCTTCGGGTGATAAAATGTCTTTGCTTAAGGAAAGAATGAAACGAGATTTGAACAATTCATCTATGCGTATGGATACCCACAATATGGGAGATATGAAAAACGATAATTGCCCCACATCGAATAATAATAGCTGCTCGTCATCATCGTCATTGTCTGTGAGCGGAGGAGGGACATCGTTGAAACCTCATTTGAAATCACAGCCTTTGGCTAGTGTGTATGAGGCTAGCTGTGAAAATTTACTCTTGGATCCATCACCACGGATGAAAAATGTAACTACCATAGCGGCAAAATCGACGAAACTAAAACagaatagtaaaaattttaccaaagctCCACCGCCTGCTGCCCCACCACCTCAACCTACTCTTCACGAATACAATACCGAACTTAGGATAACAtcggacgatgatgatgattgcGAAGATGGAGGTGAACAGGTCCGTGGTTTGTATGCTCTAAGGGACCTTAACACGAAAAAGCaagaaattgaacaaaattgtgaTGAAATCGATGGTGTGGCCAACACATCATCGTCCTCCGTGTACAGCTTAAACCCCGCCTCCTCTAATCCCATACAAACGGCCGTTACGAATGCCTACTCCacacaaaattcatttctatgtaGTGGTGGCAGTGGAAATGGTGGCACCAGTAGTGGCGGGGGCGGTAGTGCTAGCACACCCATAAGCAGTAGTACTTGTAGCGATCAAACTACCACCAGTAATCGTAGCATCTGTACCATTTCCCATCAACCATTGAATCATAACAGTAATCGTCTTAATTCCACCACAACCACACCGCTAACATCACCGCCCCTACTCAGCACCAATAAGCCCATAGAAAATGAAAATACCAAATATCGTAGaggacgtttttataccctagagTTGGATTTAAGCTGTACAAAGAATAAATTTCCCATAACAGATAGGACAAACAAACAGACGCTGAACACTTCCAAAGTTAGTGTTAATGAAAAGTGTGTCAATAGCAATGTTTCCACAACGCCCACAACGACCTCTTCCCAGTCGTCCACTTCGTCTATAGCATCACCGTCAAAGCGATTTCTAACCGCATCGTTGGCAAGTACAGGAAACAGTAGCAGGGCAAATTGCACACTACTCAGACAAAATTCGTTGGGATCAGAGTCAGCAACGGCCTATAGATCGCCCGGGTTTAGATTTTCGTATACAGGTGATATGAAATCGCCGACATCTACTGCTGCTAATTTATTACCTCCACAACTACCGTTGACATCAATGCATTGCTCCTCATGTGTTTCTCAATTCCAAAATACTGCCGCAAGCTTAGTTACTAATGtcccaccaccaccatcatcatcatcgtcatctacCACAAGTACATCCCAAcattatcatcatcaccatccggAAACCACAATAGATCACAAATATCTAATAACCAAAAGTCTGGCTGCTTCATTGGCCCAGCCAATTGGAACATTATATTGTGAGAAACGCTTACAATCTTCCAAGTCGGAAGCGGGATTAGTGCAACAATCTTGCAATAATAAGATTACCACTGCTACTAGCCCAACATCTACAGCGACAACATCGTTTCCTCCCCCGCAGTCATCGGTTATTAGCTCCTTTGTGGAAGTCGGCCCAGATATTCAACCAAAGACTGCTACTACTACAACACCCTCGTGTAAgtattcaaatttttag